The following are encoded in a window of Brevibacillus sp. DP1.3A genomic DNA:
- a CDS encoding ATP-binding protein encodes MDVIFRSVVGKLWMTIIALFALVLTIFSLLLVQSFDSFYSNRQSKNLHDLADGIAIGLAQSPDMTAAMEMASRFGLVHHTGMVILDETGKQVGMSEGAGLPRIPVEQLLQNPALRLPDALAGKHPAPKTIYINVENSADHTNNKHEMLAVAVPLEMAAGKTGAVVMYQAIEDFDDTVSEVRFLIFVVGVIGFVSTTVFAFFLSSRLTIPLRQMKETAHRIAEGDFHAEIPIRTQDETGELAASFNTMASKLNQLVDALSKEKEQLASVLRSMVDGVVMIDASGKLAVTNPPAERFLRDWDFEHSDEPVPLFLFYQQVLQTGQEVTEDIPVQGRIWSVVMVPLNDRDQIRGAVAVLRDITQERKLDKMRNDFVANVSHELRTPLSMLQGYSEAIVDDIVATPEEHKELAQIIYDESARMTKLVNELLSLARMEAGHVELFQETMELRPYLERIQRKFTNLAREREIHLFLEISTTHTHVLMDPDRMEQVLTNLIDNALRHTPSGGSVTIRARGDKTLLVEISDTGSGIPQEDLPFVFERFYKADKARTRGRLGGTGLGLAIAKNLVEAHGGTISVQSKLGEGTTFTIALMLHKNK; translated from the coding sequence GTGGACGTTATTTTTCGCAGTGTAGTCGGAAAGCTATGGATGACCATTATTGCCTTATTTGCTCTCGTCTTGACCATCTTTAGTTTGTTGCTCGTTCAATCCTTTGACAGCTTTTATAGCAATCGGCAGTCCAAGAATTTGCACGATCTGGCAGATGGCATCGCAATCGGTTTGGCGCAGAGTCCGGATATGACAGCAGCTATGGAGATGGCTTCCAGGTTTGGCTTGGTCCATCATACGGGCATGGTCATTCTCGATGAAACAGGCAAGCAAGTCGGTATGAGCGAGGGGGCTGGGCTCCCGCGTATTCCAGTAGAGCAATTGCTCCAAAATCCTGCCTTGCGTTTGCCTGATGCGCTGGCAGGTAAGCATCCTGCTCCCAAAACGATTTATATTAATGTGGAGAATTCCGCTGATCACACGAACAACAAGCATGAAATGCTTGCGGTCGCTGTGCCTTTAGAAATGGCAGCAGGGAAAACGGGCGCAGTGGTCATGTATCAGGCGATTGAAGATTTTGATGATACGGTTAGTGAAGTCAGATTTTTAATCTTTGTGGTTGGCGTCATCGGATTCGTCTCTACCACTGTATTCGCTTTCTTCCTCTCATCGCGTCTTACGATTCCATTACGTCAGATGAAAGAAACGGCGCATCGCATAGCGGAAGGGGACTTTCATGCTGAAATCCCGATTAGGACCCAGGACGAGACAGGTGAACTGGCGGCTTCGTTTAACACGATGGCAAGCAAGCTCAATCAGTTAGTCGATGCACTGTCCAAAGAGAAGGAGCAGCTGGCGAGCGTTCTTAGAAGCATGGTAGATGGTGTTGTGATGATAGATGCGAGCGGCAAGCTGGCCGTAACGAATCCTCCAGCAGAACGATTCTTGCGAGATTGGGATTTTGAGCATTCAGATGAGCCTGTGCCGCTGTTCTTGTTCTATCAACAGGTTTTGCAAACCGGACAGGAAGTGACAGAGGATATCCCTGTTCAAGGGCGGATATGGTCCGTTGTCATGGTACCCTTGAATGATCGGGATCAAATCCGTGGAGCTGTTGCAGTTCTTCGGGACATCACGCAGGAGCGTAAGTTGGATAAGATGCGTAATGATTTTGTGGCTAATGTATCCCATGAACTGCGAACACCTCTATCCATGTTGCAAGGGTACAGTGAAGCGATAGTGGATGATATCGTGGCTACACCGGAAGAGCATAAAGAATTGGCGCAGATCATCTATGACGAGTCAGCGCGTATGACCAAGTTAGTGAATGAATTGCTCAGCTTGGCACGGATGGAAGCGGGGCATGTTGAATTGTTCCAGGAGACGATGGAACTGCGTCCGTATTTGGAGCGCATTCAACGTAAATTCACCAATTTGGCGAGAGAACGAGAAATCCATCTCTTCCTCGAAATATCGACGACACACACGCATGTGCTCATGGATCCTGATCGCATGGAGCAAGTGCTAACGAACTTGATCGATAATGCGCTGCGGCATACGCCAAGTGGGGGAAGCGTCACCATTCGGGCTCGCGGGGATAAAACGTTGCTGGTTGAGATAAGCGATACAGGCAGTGGCATTCCGCAAGAAGACTTGCCGTTTGTTTTTGAGCGATTCTATAAAGCAGACAAGGCTCGCACACGTGGACGACTAGGTGGAACTGGACTTGGACTAGCCATCGCGAAAAACCTTGTCGAGGCACACGGGGGCACCATCAGTGTGCAAAGTAAACTGGGTGAGGGAACGACTTTTACAATCGCCTTGATGCTGCATAAAAACAAATAG
- a CDS encoding response regulator transcription factor — MEKIARILVVDDEERIRRLLKMYLERENFLIDEADNGEQAVEMAVGSDYDIILLDLMLPGMDGIEVCQRVREFKATPIIMLTAKGEETNRVHGFEAGVDDYVVKPFSPREVMYRVKAILRRSSATAYLKTETFNSHSVLVFPELTIDHDAHKVIASGQEVSLTPKEYELLHYLALSPDKVFTREELLKDVWHYEFFGDLRTVDTHIKRLREKLNRVSPQAANMIATVWGVGYKLEVPK; from the coding sequence ATGGAAAAAATAGCACGTATTCTCGTAGTGGATGATGAAGAGCGCATTCGCAGACTCCTGAAAATGTACTTGGAAAGAGAAAACTTTCTGATTGATGAAGCAGATAATGGAGAGCAAGCGGTCGAAATGGCTGTGGGAAGTGACTATGATATCATTTTGCTCGACCTGATGCTGCCAGGAATGGACGGGATCGAGGTATGCCAGCGTGTTCGTGAATTCAAGGCAACCCCAATTATTATGCTGACAGCAAAAGGGGAAGAAACGAACCGCGTTCACGGGTTTGAGGCAGGGGTAGACGATTATGTCGTGAAGCCGTTCAGCCCGCGCGAGGTCATGTACCGGGTAAAAGCGATTCTGCGTCGTTCTTCCGCGACAGCTTATTTGAAGACAGAGACGTTCAACAGTCATTCTGTTCTTGTTTTCCCGGAATTGACCATTGACCACGATGCACACAAAGTCATCGCAAGTGGCCAAGAGGTGAGCCTGACTCCAAAAGAGTATGAACTGTTGCACTACCTGGCATTGTCGCCGGATAAAGTGTTTACGCGTGAAGAATTGTTAAAAGATGTGTGGCACTACGAGTTCTTCGGCGACTTGCGCACGGTGGACACGCATATCAAGCGTCTCCGCGAAAAATTGAACCGTGTTTCTCCACAAGCTGCCAATATGATCGCCACGGTTTGGGGCGTCGGATACAAGCTAGAGGTGCCTAAGTAA
- the ccsB gene encoding c-type cytochrome biogenesis protein CcsB, which produces MQLIQLSDWLLDVAFLLYVISSIVFAVAVTGKNWAGRDPKQHEERYGRIAYWLAVIGFVAQTGYVIARWIAGGHSPTSNMFEFMAFLDYCIILAYLIIYRIYKLTSIGAFVLPLGVIMLAYSYVFPKEITPLIPSLQSYWLHIHVTTAALGEGILAVGFAAGLMYLIRTVPQHISTKSTKWLEIVLAVVLMLVGFILMDSTFARMDQKTVFEMKKEEMNAAGQMVKPKVEYILPAIVAPADSTIIKEGPMSPLFEAPTWMEGKDAARKLNTMLWSVLTGVILYGGMRLIFRKRLGAAIKPSVESVDPELLDEISYRAISIGYPVFTLGALIFAMIWAEEAWGRFWGWDPKEVWALVVWLFYSAYLHLRLSRGWIGAKSAWMSVIGFVIILITLVVVNLVIAGLHSYAGV; this is translated from the coding sequence GTGCAGCTCATTCAACTGAGTGACTGGTTACTGGATGTCGCGTTCCTGCTTTACGTCATCTCGTCTATCGTCTTCGCTGTAGCCGTGACGGGTAAAAACTGGGCAGGGCGTGATCCCAAACAACATGAAGAGCGCTATGGACGGATTGCGTATTGGTTAGCCGTTATCGGTTTTGTGGCGCAAACAGGGTATGTGATTGCTCGCTGGATTGCAGGCGGTCATAGCCCGACGAGTAACATGTTTGAGTTTATGGCATTCTTGGATTACTGTATTATCCTGGCCTACTTAATTATTTACCGGATCTACAAGCTGACCTCGATTGGGGCGTTCGTTCTTCCGCTAGGGGTTATCATGCTCGCGTATTCGTACGTGTTCCCAAAGGAAATCACCCCATTGATTCCGTCTTTGCAGAGCTACTGGCTGCACATTCACGTGACTACTGCTGCACTGGGTGAAGGGATTTTGGCGGTTGGTTTTGCAGCGGGTCTGATGTATTTGATCCGTACCGTTCCGCAGCATATTTCCACGAAAAGTACGAAATGGCTGGAGATCGTGCTGGCTGTGGTCCTGATGCTCGTTGGATTCATTTTGATGGATTCTACGTTTGCTCGTATGGATCAAAAGACGGTATTTGAGATGAAGAAGGAAGAAATGAATGCAGCAGGACAGATGGTAAAACCGAAAGTGGAGTACATCCTGCCTGCAATTGTTGCACCTGCTGATTCAACCATCATCAAGGAAGGTCCAATGTCTCCACTCTTTGAGGCACCTACCTGGATGGAAGGAAAAGACGCTGCACGCAAATTGAACACGATGCTGTGGTCTGTCCTAACAGGGGTAATTCTGTATGGCGGAATGCGTTTGATTTTCCGAAAACGATTAGGGGCTGCAATTAAGCCTTCCGTTGAGAGTGTCGATCCTGAGCTACTGGACGAGATCAGTTATCGAGCAATCAGTATCGGATATCCGGTGTTTACCCTCGGGGCCCTTATCTTTGCGATGATTTGGGCAGAAGAGGCATGGGGACGATTCTGGGGCTGGGACCCTAAGGAAGTATGGGCCTTAGTTGTCTGGCTCTTCTACAGTGCCTACTTGCACTTGCGTCTATCCAGAGGATGGATCGGTGCAAAATCAGCATGGATGTCCGTCATCGGGTTCGTCATTATTTTGATTACACTGGTCGTGGTCAACTTGGTCATTGCTGGTTTGCACTCCTACGCTGGGGTGTAG
- a CDS encoding cytochrome c biogenesis protein ResB: MDQRKCECGHTNPVGTLLCESCGKPLNVEVHEQTSFPDMRYEGMARRSQTNKTKVIDRVWNFFSSVKIAIGIIIVILVASAVGTIFPQQMYIPVPVPTEADVARFYTESYGTLGTIFYGLGFHNMYSSWWFVTLLVMLGTSLVICSLDRVVPLYKALKKPRLNQHKSFLKGQKLFAEGELAPEANQEAILDASALALKEKGYRIFRTERAIMAEKGRFSRWGPYINHIGLILFLVGTLMRSLPGFYLDEYVWVREGQTMAIPNTPYYIKNENYTTEYWSEEEMPEQLELKGGAIVKSYQTEAILYENKSADVPGKKPDLVEVQKGPIVVNHPMEQDSLYIYQSGVQEMQLGALNFTVVDLKNNKKEIGLIKIDLYNPQPEQTIADGFTVRILDYFPDFIMGKDGKPATKTNLPKNPMVALELIGENGNYNEKLVYLEGTILTQKNDTRYGLDIKMPDLIDIAGLNVRVDKALPLIYLGSFIFLAGVVIGMFWQHRRVWVQTQEGSILVAAHTNKNWFGLRREVDGLVKQAELPVTIEDKTKAKA; encoded by the coding sequence ATGGATCAGAGAAAATGCGAATGCGGTCATACCAACCCGGTTGGGACGCTGCTCTGTGAGTCTTGCGGGAAGCCTTTGAATGTGGAAGTCCACGAGCAGACATCGTTTCCTGACATGCGTTATGAAGGAATGGCAAGACGTTCTCAAACGAATAAAACAAAGGTAATCGATCGAGTCTGGAACTTTTTTTCTTCGGTCAAAATTGCAATCGGTATCATTATTGTCATTTTGGTGGCGTCCGCAGTTGGAACCATCTTTCCACAACAAATGTACATACCGGTTCCCGTACCGACTGAAGCAGATGTTGCCCGTTTTTATACGGAATCATATGGAACGCTGGGAACGATTTTCTACGGCCTTGGATTTCACAATATGTACTCGTCCTGGTGGTTTGTGACGCTTCTTGTTATGCTCGGTACGTCTTTGGTTATCTGTAGTCTGGACCGCGTAGTACCGCTGTATAAAGCGTTAAAGAAGCCAAGATTGAACCAGCACAAGTCCTTTTTGAAAGGGCAAAAGCTGTTTGCAGAGGGTGAGCTTGCTCCAGAAGCCAATCAGGAAGCAATACTGGACGCCTCCGCTCTGGCATTGAAAGAAAAAGGATACCGCATTTTCCGCACGGAACGGGCGATTATGGCTGAAAAAGGCCGTTTTAGCCGTTGGGGTCCTTACATTAATCACATTGGACTGATCTTGTTTTTGGTCGGTACCCTGATGCGAAGCCTGCCTGGCTTTTACTTGGACGAGTACGTCTGGGTGCGTGAGGGACAAACAATGGCGATTCCGAATACCCCTTACTACATAAAAAACGAGAACTACACGACAGAGTATTGGTCGGAAGAAGAAATGCCGGAGCAACTGGAGCTTAAGGGCGGAGCCATTGTGAAGAGCTACCAGACAGAGGCCATTTTGTATGAAAATAAAAGCGCTGACGTTCCAGGGAAAAAGCCGGATTTGGTAGAAGTACAGAAGGGTCCGATCGTCGTGAATCATCCGATGGAGCAGGACAGCCTCTACATTTATCAGAGCGGCGTGCAAGAGATGCAGCTTGGCGCGCTTAATTTTACAGTGGTCGATTTGAAAAACAATAAAAAAGAGATCGGTCTTATCAAAATTGATCTGTACAATCCACAGCCAGAGCAAACCATTGCGGATGGGTTTACGGTACGGATTTTGGATTACTTCCCCGATTTTATAATGGGAAAAGACGGGAAGCCGGCGACGAAAACCAATTTGCCTAAAAATCCGATGGTGGCATTGGAACTCATTGGAGAGAATGGCAATTATAACGAAAAACTGGTTTATCTAGAAGGAACCATTCTTACACAGAAAAATGATACGCGTTACGGACTCGACATCAAAATGCCTGATTTAATCGATATTGCAGGGCTGAATGTACGGGTGGACAAAGCATTGCCATTGATTTATTTAGGTTCATTCATTTTCCTTGCGGGCGTTGTGATCGGCATGTTCTGGCAACATCGTCGGGTTTGGGTACAGACGCAAGAGGGAAGTATCTTGGTAGCAGCTCACACGAATAAAAACTGGTTCGGTCTTCGTAGAGAAGTAGATGGGCTGGTTAAACAAGCGGAGCTCCCTGTCACGATAGAAGATAAAACGAAGGCCAAGGCCTAA
- the resA gene encoding thiol-disulfide oxidoreductase ResA, which produces MNKSNRTYVRIAVLGVLLVALVFALYSSFVKDPGAVKVGSDAPNFSLEQLNGPELTLESLKGKGVILNFWGTWCEPCKEEMPALQEQYTKFKDKGLVVVGVNIGESPVAVEPFVKQFGIDFPILLDRQSQITKLYRIGPIPTTFFIDPDGEVQDIFIGQLDEAMIESKITKILP; this is translated from the coding sequence ATGAACAAAAGCAATCGTACATATGTCAGGATCGCGGTATTGGGTGTTTTGCTTGTAGCGCTGGTCTTTGCACTCTATTCCAGCTTTGTGAAGGACCCCGGTGCTGTGAAAGTAGGAAGCGATGCTCCGAATTTTAGTTTGGAGCAACTGAATGGACCAGAGCTGACTCTGGAAAGTTTGAAAGGAAAGGGCGTTATCCTTAATTTCTGGGGCACGTGGTGTGAACCCTGTAAGGAAGAAATGCCGGCATTGCAAGAGCAATATACGAAGTTTAAAGACAAGGGATTGGTTGTAGTCGGCGTCAATATCGGAGAATCGCCAGTTGCCGTAGAACCATTCGTGAAGCAGTTCGGGATTGACTTCCCTATTTTGCTCGATCGCCAATCGCAAATAACAAAGCTGTATCGAATCGGTCCGATTCCGACGACTTTTTTCATCGACCCTGATGGAGAAGTGCAGGACATTTTTATCGGGCAGTTGGATGAAGCGATGATTGAGTCGAAAATAACAAAAATCTTGCCGTAA
- a CDS encoding pseudouridine synthase, translated as MERLQKVLAHAGIASRRHCEELIAQGKVQVNGQVVREQGIKVDPLKDKIVVNGQQVKLEQHVYLLLYKPTGVITSVTDPRGRRVVIDLLKGIKERVYPVGRLDYDTSGLLLLTNDGELANKLAHPSYEIDKVYRAWVKGIPSQEKVHKLATGIRLEDGMTSPGQSKLLKTESSSQKALVELTIHEGRNRQVRRMCEAIGHPVLTLERIRLGFLTLDGLKPGEFRKLNHEEVESLKRGLVQKKRSPR; from the coding sequence ATGGAACGTTTACAGAAAGTATTGGCGCATGCTGGAATCGCCTCTCGTCGCCATTGTGAAGAATTGATTGCGCAAGGCAAGGTGCAGGTAAATGGCCAAGTCGTACGAGAGCAGGGAATAAAAGTCGATCCGCTCAAAGACAAAATTGTGGTGAATGGACAGCAGGTTAAGCTGGAGCAACATGTCTATCTCTTGCTGTACAAGCCTACCGGTGTCATTACGAGCGTCACTGACCCGCGCGGCAGACGGGTAGTGATCGATCTGTTGAAGGGAATTAAAGAACGGGTATATCCAGTAGGTCGCTTGGATTACGATACTTCCGGCTTGCTGCTCTTGACGAACGATGGGGAGCTTGCCAACAAGCTGGCACATCCAAGCTATGAAATCGATAAAGTGTATCGGGCATGGGTAAAGGGAATCCCTAGTCAGGAAAAAGTGCACAAGCTAGCAACCGGCATTCGTTTGGAAGATGGCATGACTTCTCCCGGTCAGTCCAAATTGTTGAAGACAGAGTCTAGCAGCCAAAAGGCATTGGTAGAACTGACTATACATGAAGGACGTAACCGCCAAGTGCGCAGAATGTGTGAAGCAATCGGTCATCCGGTGCTGACATTGGAGCGAATCCGTCTAGGATTTCTCACATTAGATGGACTAAAGCCAGGCGAATTTCGCAAGCTCAATCATGAGGAAGTGGAGAGCTTGAAGCGGGGATTGGTTCAAAAGAAACGCAGCCCGCGGTAG
- a CDS encoding spore maturation protein produces MYQWVSLLSLWAIPVTIAFVLLYGWRKQVPVYETFVDGAKGGLTTTIRILPHLIAMMVAVSMFRESGALDLLLRVLKPLLDLLHFPEELVPLALLRPLTGTGSLAIATDLIAQYGPDSFLGRLAATMQGSTDTTLYVLTVYFGAVGIRNSAYALKVGLWSDLAGVIFSLLIVSYIFA; encoded by the coding sequence ATGTACCAATGGGTATCCCTGCTCTCTCTTTGGGCCATTCCCGTTACGATTGCCTTTGTCTTGTTGTATGGGTGGCGGAAACAAGTCCCCGTCTACGAGACGTTTGTAGATGGAGCAAAAGGTGGCTTAACCACTACGATTCGCATACTCCCGCATCTGATTGCCATGATGGTCGCGGTGAGTATGTTTCGGGAGTCAGGAGCATTGGATCTACTGCTTCGCGTGCTCAAACCGCTACTTGACCTGTTGCATTTTCCGGAAGAACTGGTCCCGTTGGCGTTGCTTCGTCCGTTGACGGGAACAGGCTCACTTGCGATAGCAACAGATTTGATCGCGCAGTACGGTCCCGATTCTTTTTTGGGCAGACTGGCAGCTACCATGCAAGGGAGCACAGATACGACACTGTATGTCCTAACCGTTTATTTTGGCGCAGTTGGCATTCGCAATTCTGCTTATGCGCTAAAGGTAGGCTTGTGGTCGGACCTGGCTGGTGTCATATTCTCGCTGCTCATTGTCTCCTACATTTTCGCTTAA
- a CDS encoding nucleoside recognition domain-containing protein — MLNVIWLGLIVISIVVAAMTGRMEAINAAAFEGAKTGVTVCLGLLSVLAFWMGMMRIAEKSGLLELLARVLSPIIQILFPDVPKGHPAMGYILSNMSANLLGLGNAATPMGLKAMEELQKLNPDKQNASAAMCTLLAINTASITIIPTTMIAIRMQYGSVNPVEIVGTTLLSSFAATIVALLIDRMYRYRHIRRHR, encoded by the coding sequence GTGCTTAATGTCATCTGGCTCGGTCTCATTGTCATTAGCATTGTCGTTGCGGCCATGACGGGGCGGATGGAAGCGATTAACGCAGCAGCATTTGAAGGAGCCAAGACGGGAGTAACCGTTTGTCTCGGTCTTCTCAGTGTTCTCGCTTTTTGGATGGGAATGATGCGGATTGCAGAAAAGTCAGGACTCCTTGAGCTATTGGCGCGGGTACTGTCACCGATCATTCAGATCCTTTTTCCTGATGTACCAAAAGGACACCCTGCTATGGGATATATCCTCTCAAATATGAGCGCAAACTTGCTCGGGCTGGGTAATGCAGCAACTCCAATGGGGCTGAAAGCCATGGAAGAGCTCCAAAAGCTAAATCCAGACAAGCAAAACGCTTCGGCTGCCATGTGTACGCTGCTGGCGATCAATACGGCGAGCATTACGATTATTCCTACGACGATGATCGCGATCCGCATGCAGTATGGCTCCGTGAATCCCGTAGAAATCGTAGGCACTACGTTGTTATCTTCCTTTGCTGCCACCATTGTCGCCCTGTTGATTGATCGCATGTATCGTTATCGGCATATACGAAGACACAGATAG
- a CDS encoding D-alanyl-D-alanine carboxypeptidase family protein yields MSIRKYLSGVLVVFLFIQMALTPAAMVKAAAAPPSLSAEGAALIDVESGRILYSKNGTKKMRIASLTKTMTAIVAIEMGKLDAQVTVPPQAVGVEGSSIYLKNGEKLTLEELLYGLMLRSGNDAAVTIATHIGGSVPGFTYLMNEKAAMIGMEHTNFTNPHGLDDSNQHYSTAEDMAKLSAYALHNPVFRQIVSTKVKDISWEGEQWDRRLLNKNKMLHLYNGADGVKTGYTKIAKRCLASSATRDGRQLATITLNASDDWNDSAKLMDWGFANYPLQELVKKGQEVKPDTPVTLETGTHLVTTNAFQYPLQTAEAEGIHKRVVMGESTVTSKMNGQLAGFLQLYLKEKMIGQVPLLVSVDAPTLAAPQASRSMWQPFWDIVSGGLWSA; encoded by the coding sequence ATGAGCATTCGAAAATATCTGTCCGGCGTACTCGTCGTTTTTCTTTTTATACAGATGGCTCTTACGCCGGCAGCGATGGTAAAAGCTGCTGCAGCTCCACCTAGCTTGTCAGCAGAAGGTGCAGCGCTAATCGATGTAGAGAGTGGGCGGATTCTTTATTCCAAAAACGGTACGAAAAAAATGAGGATCGCGAGTCTGACAAAAACGATGACAGCAATCGTAGCGATCGAGATGGGCAAATTGGATGCACAGGTAACGGTACCGCCACAAGCAGTTGGTGTAGAAGGCTCATCGATCTACTTGAAAAATGGGGAGAAGCTCACGCTTGAAGAACTGCTGTACGGTTTGATGTTGCGATCTGGTAATGACGCAGCAGTCACCATCGCAACGCACATCGGAGGGTCAGTGCCTGGATTCACTTACTTGATGAATGAAAAGGCTGCGATGATTGGAATGGAGCATACGAATTTCACCAATCCGCATGGTTTAGATGACAGTAACCAGCATTACTCCACCGCGGAAGATATGGCAAAGCTGTCCGCCTACGCCTTACATAATCCGGTATTTCGTCAAATCGTTTCAACGAAAGTCAAGGATATTTCATGGGAAGGCGAGCAGTGGGATCGGCGTCTACTCAACAAAAACAAGATGCTTCATTTATACAACGGTGCTGATGGTGTGAAAACGGGATACACCAAAATCGCGAAGCGCTGCCTAGCATCTTCTGCCACGCGGGATGGAAGGCAGCTGGCCACGATTACCCTGAATGCTTCTGATGACTGGAACGACTCCGCCAAGCTGATGGACTGGGGCTTTGCGAATTATCCACTACAAGAGCTGGTCAAAAAAGGGCAGGAGGTAAAGCCTGACACGCCAGTCACACTCGAAACAGGAACTCATCTTGTCACAACAAACGCTTTTCAATATCCATTGCAAACGGCAGAGGCAGAGGGGATTCACAAACGCGTCGTTATGGGAGAATCAACGGTAACATCGAAAATGAATGGTCAGCTGGCAGGGTTTCTGCAACTCTATTTAAAGGAGAAGATGATTGGGCAGGTTCCGTTGCTAGTTAGTGTGGATGCGCCGACTTTAGCAGCTCCGCAAGCTTCACGCTCCATGTGGCAGCCATTTTGGGACATAGTGTCAGGGGGGCTGTGGAGTGCTTAA
- the scpB gene encoding SMC-Scp complex subunit ScpB — translation MDYDKLKGVIEGLLFISGDEGIDAKEICEITEVSEEEVIDLIEDMKADFRRAGRGIQIVEVAKAYQLTTLPEHVPYFERLATSPGQSTLSQAALETLAIVAYKQPLTRSEIEEIRGVKCEKALNTLLSKHLIREAGRAEGIGRPILYATTKEFLEHFGLRELGDLPEPPVNLDIEEARLEASALFGKAEESTND, via the coding sequence ATGGACTATGACAAGCTGAAAGGCGTAATCGAGGGCTTGCTGTTCATCTCGGGTGATGAAGGAATCGATGCCAAAGAAATCTGTGAAATCACTGAGGTGTCGGAAGAAGAGGTCATCGATTTGATCGAAGACATGAAAGCTGACTTCCGCCGAGCAGGACGCGGTATTCAAATCGTGGAAGTGGCAAAAGCGTATCAGCTGACCACTCTGCCCGAGCATGTACCCTATTTTGAACGGCTAGCAACATCGCCAGGTCAGTCAACGCTATCCCAAGCAGCATTGGAGACTCTTGCCATTGTTGCGTACAAGCAGCCACTGACTCGTTCGGAGATTGAAGAAATCCGTGGCGTTAAATGCGAAAAAGCACTGAACACCCTCTTATCTAAACACCTCATTCGCGAAGCGGGGAGAGCAGAGGGGATCGGACGTCCTATTTTGTACGCGACCACTAAAGAATTTTTGGAGCATTTTGGATTACGGGAACTGGGGGATTTGCCAGAACCGCCTGTCAATCTTGATATCGAAGAAGCGCGATTGGAAGCATCAGCGCTATTCGGAAAAGCAGAAGAATCAACAAACGACTAG
- a CDS encoding segregation/condensation protein A, whose product MAYSIKLDSFEGPLDLLLHLIDKAEVDIYDIPIAEITEQYLATIDKMQELQLDVASEFVVMAATLLSIKSKMLLPKKEEHVFQQFLDMDVDEIDPREELVARLLEYKRYKMLAENLREMEIGRNQVFTRPAENLSPYAREEDHTVTNVTLYDLINALEKLVKKTKEKEPMTKVSRDEISIKDRMTEIRQVVRGGGMVRFSELFTQGATRTEIVTTFLALLELMKAKHITCVQNQLFQDIIICETGAEGAHNDGL is encoded by the coding sequence TTGGCTTACAGCATCAAACTTGATTCCTTTGAGGGACCACTCGATCTGTTGCTCCATCTGATCGACAAGGCTGAGGTGGACATCTACGACATACCGATAGCGGAAATTACGGAGCAATACCTCGCGACGATTGACAAGATGCAAGAGCTCCAACTGGATGTGGCCAGTGAGTTCGTAGTCATGGCGGCTACGCTCCTCTCTATTAAGAGCAAGATGCTGTTACCCAAAAAGGAGGAGCATGTCTTTCAGCAGTTCCTCGATATGGATGTAGACGAGATAGACCCGCGTGAAGAACTGGTTGCTCGTCTGTTGGAGTACAAACGCTATAAAATGCTTGCTGAGAACTTGCGAGAAATGGAAATCGGCCGTAATCAAGTTTTTACGCGTCCCGCAGAAAATTTATCTCCTTATGCGCGCGAAGAAGATCATACCGTAACGAATGTGACCCTCTATGATTTGATCAACGCGTTGGAAAAGCTGGTAAAGAAAACGAAAGAAAAAGAACCGATGACCAAGGTGTCGCGCGACGAAATCTCCATCAAGGATCGGATGACGGAGATACGCCAAGTGGTACGCGGTGGTGGGATGGTTCGGTTTTCTGAGTTGTTTACTCAAGGGGCGACGCGTACAGAGATTGTGACGACCTTTCTCGCTTTGCTTGAGCTCATGAAGGCTAAGCACATTACGTGTGTACAAAATCAATTGTTTCAAGACATCATCATATGTGAAACCGGAGCGGAAGGAGCCCATAACGATGGACTATGA